The following are encoded in a window of Maylandia zebra isolate NMK-2024a linkage group LG5, Mzebra_GT3a, whole genome shotgun sequence genomic DNA:
- the eya2 gene encoding eyes absent homolog 2 isoform X1 has protein sequence MAAYGQTQYSPALQPAGPYASYTHHTQGYSMPSYNIKTEDGLSHSPGQTGLLGYSNFSSTPSSQSLYSYSHTHGSGISSGIFQGTHAISSSTPFNPAQQEFSAYSSYSQSQYSPYYNSHHYNSPYLTSSNISPAAITAPLAYQHPEHPIMLPNHSPESHTGEYHPPPSPPTPGKEEGVPTRRGSDGKLRGRKRASDPAPPLDSDIERVFIWDLDETIIIFHSLLTGTFSTRFGKDSSKAVSLGLWMEEMIFNLADSRLFFNDLEECDQVHIDDVASDDNGQDLSTYNFGSDGFQSPAGAGSLCLGSGVHGGVDWMRKLAFRYRRVKEIYNTYKNNVGGLLGSPKREEWLQLRREMEVLTDLWLTQALKALALINSRPNCVNVLVTTTQLIPALSKVLLYGLGSAFPIENIYSATKTGKESCFERVSQRFGRRAVYVVIGDGAEEETVAKKKNMPFWRVSCRADLEALSHALELDYL, from the exons ATGGCAGCATATGGACAGACTCAGTACAGCCCTGCGCTCCAACCTGCAGGACCATACGCATCGTACACGCACCACACACAGGGCTACAGCATGCCATCTTACA aTATTAAAACTGAGGATGGCCTAAGTCACTCACCAGGACAGACAGGACTACTGGGCTACTCCAACTTCAGCAGTACTCCATCAAGTCAAAGTCTCTACAGCTACTCTCATACACATG GTAGTGGAATCTCCTCTGGAATTTTTCAAGGCACCCATGCAATATCAAGTTCAACCCCTTTCAACCCTGCACAACAA GAGTTTTCAGCGTATTCAAGCTACAGTCAGAGTCAATACTCGCCGTATTATAACTCACATCACTACAACAGCCCCTACCTAACCAGTAGCAACATTAGCCCTGCTGCGATCACTGCTCCATTAGCCTATCAGCACCCAGAACACCCAATTATGTTGCCCAATCACAGCCCAGAGTCACATACAg GAGAGTACCACCCACCACCCAGCCCCCCCACACCAGGTAAAGAGGAGGGGGTCCCAACACGAAGGGGTTCAGATGGCAagttaagaggaagaaaaagagcCAGTGACCCCGCTCCACCTTTGGACTCTGATATTGAG CGAGTGTTTATCTGGGATCTGGATGAAACCATCATTATTTTCCATTCGCTCCTCACGGGAACTTTCTCGACACGATTTGGCAAG gactCTTCAAAGGCAGTGTCTCTGGGTTTGTGGATGGAGGAAATGATCTTCAACTTGGCTGACTCAAGGCTTTTCTTCAATGACCTGGAG GAATGTGACCAAGTCCATATTGATGACGTGGCATCAGATGACAATGGACAGGACCTGAG CACTTATAACTTTGGGTCGGATGGCTTCCAGAGCCCAGCAGGAGCAGGATCTCTGTGCCTGGGGTCAGGGGTCCACGGAGGGGTGGACTGGATGAGGAAACTAGCTTTCCGATACCGCAGAGTCAAGGAGATCTACAACACATACAAAAATAATGTCGGGG GTTTACTGGGCAGCCCCAAGAGAGAAGAGTGGTTACAGTTAAGGAGAGAGATGGAAGTCCTCACTGACCTGTGGCTGACTCAAGCACTCAAAGCTCTGGCTCTCATCAACTCAAG GCCTAATTGCGTGAATGTGTTGGTGACCACTACTCAGCTCATTCCAGCCCTGTCCAAGGTGTTACTCTATGGTTTAGGTTCAGCCTTCCCCATAGAGAACATATACAGTGCCACCAAGACAG GCAAAGAAAGTTGTTTTGAGCGTGTCTCTCAGAGGTTTGGTCGGAGAGCAGTCTATGTGGTGATAGGAGATGGAGCTGAAGAGGAGACTGTAGCCAAGAAG AAGAACATGCCATTCTGGAGAGTGTCCTGTAGGGCTGATCTCGAGGCTTTGAGCCACGCACTGGAGCTGGACTACCTCTAG
- the eya2 gene encoding eyes absent homolog 2 isoform X2, with protein MAAYGQTQYSPALQPAGPYASYTHHTQGYSMPSYSSGISSGIFQGTHAISSSTPFNPAQQEFSAYSSYSQSQYSPYYNSHHYNSPYLTSSNISPAAITAPLAYQHPEHPIMLPNHSPESHTGEYHPPPSPPTPGKEEGVPTRRGSDGKLRGRKRASDPAPPLDSDIERVFIWDLDETIIIFHSLLTGTFSTRFGKDSSKAVSLGLWMEEMIFNLADSRLFFNDLEECDQVHIDDVASDDNGQDLSTYNFGSDGFQSPAGAGSLCLGSGVHGGVDWMRKLAFRYRRVKEIYNTYKNNVGGLLGSPKREEWLQLRREMEVLTDLWLTQALKALALINSRPNCVNVLVTTTQLIPALSKVLLYGLGSAFPIENIYSATKTGKESCFERVSQRFGRRAVYVVIGDGAEEETVAKKKNMPFWRVSCRADLEALSHALELDYL; from the exons ATGGCAGCATATGGACAGACTCAGTACAGCCCTGCGCTCCAACCTGCAGGACCATACGCATCGTACACGCACCACACACAGGGCTACAGCATGCCATCTTACA GTAGTGGAATCTCCTCTGGAATTTTTCAAGGCACCCATGCAATATCAAGTTCAACCCCTTTCAACCCTGCACAACAA GAGTTTTCAGCGTATTCAAGCTACAGTCAGAGTCAATACTCGCCGTATTATAACTCACATCACTACAACAGCCCCTACCTAACCAGTAGCAACATTAGCCCTGCTGCGATCACTGCTCCATTAGCCTATCAGCACCCAGAACACCCAATTATGTTGCCCAATCACAGCCCAGAGTCACATACAg GAGAGTACCACCCACCACCCAGCCCCCCCACACCAGGTAAAGAGGAGGGGGTCCCAACACGAAGGGGTTCAGATGGCAagttaagaggaagaaaaagagcCAGTGACCCCGCTCCACCTTTGGACTCTGATATTGAG CGAGTGTTTATCTGGGATCTGGATGAAACCATCATTATTTTCCATTCGCTCCTCACGGGAACTTTCTCGACACGATTTGGCAAG gactCTTCAAAGGCAGTGTCTCTGGGTTTGTGGATGGAGGAAATGATCTTCAACTTGGCTGACTCAAGGCTTTTCTTCAATGACCTGGAG GAATGTGACCAAGTCCATATTGATGACGTGGCATCAGATGACAATGGACAGGACCTGAG CACTTATAACTTTGGGTCGGATGGCTTCCAGAGCCCAGCAGGAGCAGGATCTCTGTGCCTGGGGTCAGGGGTCCACGGAGGGGTGGACTGGATGAGGAAACTAGCTTTCCGATACCGCAGAGTCAAGGAGATCTACAACACATACAAAAATAATGTCGGGG GTTTACTGGGCAGCCCCAAGAGAGAAGAGTGGTTACAGTTAAGGAGAGAGATGGAAGTCCTCACTGACCTGTGGCTGACTCAAGCACTCAAAGCTCTGGCTCTCATCAACTCAAG GCCTAATTGCGTGAATGTGTTGGTGACCACTACTCAGCTCATTCCAGCCCTGTCCAAGGTGTTACTCTATGGTTTAGGTTCAGCCTTCCCCATAGAGAACATATACAGTGCCACCAAGACAG GCAAAGAAAGTTGTTTTGAGCGTGTCTCTCAGAGGTTTGGTCGGAGAGCAGTCTATGTGGTGATAGGAGATGGAGCTGAAGAGGAGACTGTAGCCAAGAAG AAGAACATGCCATTCTGGAGAGTGTCCTGTAGGGCTGATCTCGAGGCTTTGAGCCACGCACTGGAGCTGGACTACCTCTAG